In Streptomyces sp. NBC_01439, the following are encoded in one genomic region:
- a CDS encoding protein kinase domain-containing protein, with the protein MSAPLVPPAPLAPLAPLAPLTHDDPQHLGDFRLLARLGSGGMGTVYLARSAAGRTVALKTVHARIAADTAFRTRFRLEADAARVIGDRYGARVFAADALAGTPWLATEYVIGPPLDEAVGLAGPLPEPCVRALGADLARALGQLHRSDVVHRDLKPSNVMVTAAGPKVIDFGIARALGDERLTRTGAAAGTPAFMSPEQAGGLEHTPAGDVFALAGVLVFAAGGHGPFGSGQAADLLYRVRYAEPDLGRVPAALAPLLARCLSKDPAQRPTTAELADLLAPGGGPFADRLPQPVLADIARRAAAVWQEPPPRLPAPRGEADPVVADDAGMSRRRLFAVSGAAAGALALAAGGGLWAWLDSRAEDGNGAADAGQPALESPPDELWKVELAVPVTGDAPLSVNGMLVAATGTTTTGIYQQDGKRLRDVQGFSRGWRVATDGKTLYAVRKPDAADKALAVLSLDLENGKEQAPLVQLGAYDGTNALNQILGVAGDTVFLCAKAAAGDQWSVLAASLKTGKELWRQPTPAPTQQQVELGRPSPVRVKAVRGGVLLWHRGETGDASRLSLHDAGSGAVRWAVSLDGPGATPDQLATDDDRVYIGAEKVHALRLTDGESAWVFGANRDAGEVGARRRYGTPSVRDGIVYAVEGTRGVVAISAAFGTLQWMDILPEGANPNRDLAPVVTPSHIYTMDGAGLRAVRIRTQAPVWRYPTNAYALTPDPDGKRLYLREEKKLIALPLP; encoded by the coding sequence ATGTCCGCCCCGCTCGTACCGCCCGCCCCGCTCGCACCGCTCGCACCGCTCGCACCGCTCACGCACGACGATCCGCAGCACCTCGGCGACTTCCGGCTGCTCGCCCGGCTCGGCAGCGGCGGCATGGGCACCGTCTACCTGGCCCGTTCGGCGGCCGGGCGGACGGTCGCACTGAAGACGGTCCACGCCCGGATCGCCGCCGACACCGCCTTCCGTACCCGGTTCCGGTTGGAGGCGGACGCGGCCCGGGTCATCGGCGACCGTTACGGGGCCCGGGTGTTCGCCGCGGACGCCCTGGCCGGCACGCCGTGGCTGGCCACCGAGTACGTCATCGGGCCGCCACTGGACGAAGCGGTGGGGCTGGCCGGCCCGCTGCCCGAGCCGTGCGTGCGCGCCCTGGGCGCGGACCTCGCCCGGGCGCTGGGCCAGCTGCACCGATCGGACGTGGTGCACCGCGACCTCAAGCCCTCCAACGTCATGGTCACGGCCGCCGGGCCCAAGGTCATCGACTTCGGCATCGCGCGCGCCCTCGGCGACGAACGGCTGACCCGCACCGGGGCCGCGGCCGGCACGCCCGCCTTCATGTCGCCCGAGCAGGCCGGCGGCCTCGAACACACCCCGGCCGGCGACGTGTTCGCGCTCGCCGGCGTCCTGGTGTTCGCGGCCGGTGGGCACGGCCCCTTCGGCAGTGGGCAGGCCGCGGACCTGCTCTACCGGGTGCGGTACGCGGAACCCGACCTGGGACGCGTTCCGGCGGCACTGGCTCCGCTGCTCGCCCGCTGCCTGTCCAAGGACCCTGCGCAGCGCCCCACGACGGCCGAGCTGGCGGACCTCCTCGCTCCCGGCGGCGGCCCGTTCGCGGACCGGCTGCCCCAGCCGGTGCTCGCGGACATCGCCCGGCGCGCCGCGGCCGTGTGGCAGGAGCCCCCGCCGCGACTGCCGGCCCCCCGCGGGGAGGCGGACCCTGTCGTCGCCGACGACGCCGGCATGTCGCGCCGCAGACTGTTCGCGGTCTCCGGGGCCGCGGCCGGCGCCCTCGCGCTCGCGGCGGGGGGCGGGCTGTGGGCCTGGCTCGACAGCCGCGCCGAAGACGGGAACGGAGCGGCGGACGCCGGACAGCCCGCCCTGGAGTCACCGCCGGACGAGCTGTGGAAGGTCGAACTGGCAGTCCCTGTGACGGGCGACGCCCCGCTGTCGGTGAACGGCATGCTCGTCGCAGCCACCGGAACCACGACCACCGGGATCTACCAACAGGACGGCAAGCGCCTGAGGGACGTCCAGGGGTTCTCGCGCGGCTGGCGCGTCGCCACCGACGGGAAGACCCTCTACGCGGTCAGGAAGCCGGACGCCGCGGACAAGGCCCTCGCGGTGCTATCCCTGGACCTGGAGAACGGCAAGGAGCAGGCGCCGCTCGTCCAACTGGGCGCGTACGACGGTACGAACGCGCTCAACCAGATCCTCGGGGTGGCCGGCGACACCGTGTTCCTGTGTGCCAAGGCGGCCGCCGGCGACCAGTGGTCCGTGCTGGCCGCGAGCCTGAAGACCGGCAAGGAACTGTGGCGACAGCCGACGCCGGCCCCCACCCAGCAGCAGGTGGAACTCGGGCGCCCCTCCCCCGTCCGCGTCAAGGCCGTACGCGGAGGGGTTCTGCTGTGGCATCGCGGCGAGACGGGCGACGCCTCCCGGTTGTCGCTGCACGACGCCGGTAGCGGCGCCGTGCGCTGGGCCGTGTCGCTGGACGGGCCGGGCGCCACGCCGGACCAGCTGGCCACGGATGACGACCGCGTGTACATCGGCGCCGAGAAGGTGCACGCGCTGCGGCTCACCGACGGCGAATCCGCCTGGGTCTTCGGCGCGAACCGGGACGCGGGCGAGGTCGGCGCCCGGCGCCGGTACGGCACACCGAGCGTCCGCGACGGGATCGTCTACGCCGTGGAGGGCACACGCGGCGTCGTCGCCATCAGCGCCGCCTTCGGCACGTTGCAGTGGATGGACATCCTGCCGGAGGGTGCGAACCCGAACCGCGACCTCGCCCCCGTGGTCACCCCGAGCCACATCTACACCATGGACGGGGCGGGTCTGCGAGCCGTCCGCATCCGCACCCAGGCCCCGGTCTGGCGCTACCCGACGAACGCCTACGCCCTGACGCCGGATCCGGACGGCAAGCGGCTCTACCTTCGCGAGGAGAAGAAACTGATCGCCCTCCCGCTCCCGTAG